A DNA window from Phoenix dactylifera cultivar Barhee BC4 chromosome 13, palm_55x_up_171113_PBpolish2nd_filt_p, whole genome shotgun sequence contains the following coding sequences:
- the LOC120112886 gene encoding ubiquitin-conjugating enzyme E2 32-like, whose amino-acid sequence MAEERYNRRNPAVKRILQELKEMQSNPSDDFMSLPLEENIFEWQFAIRGPRDTEFEGGIYHGRIQLPAEYPFKPPAFMMLTPNGRFETQTKICLSISNHHPEHWQPSWSVRTALVALIAFMPTNPDGALGSLDYKKEVRRDLAIKSREAAPKYGSPERQILIDEIHQCMLSRAPPVPQLAPVQTIDERKKNASNEQQISPNSNTVAATEDHPNPEMERRVVEDVPGVHVDAAAGRLRVSFSAGVSLSTTPQVEASEQPENPVARAQKPMDDRLLTWVALGLTVAIVALLVKKFLKSSGSAGFVDGL is encoded by the exons ATGGCAGAGGAGAGGTATAACCGGAGGAACCCGGCGGTGAAGCGGATCCTCCAGGAGCTGAAGGAGATGCAGTCCAATCCGTCCGACGACTTCATGAGCCTCCCCCTTGAG GAAAATATATTTGAGTGGCAATTTGCAATCCGGGGCCCTCGTGATACTGAGTTTGAGGGAGGAATCTATCATGGGAGGATCCAATTGCCTGCGGAGTACCCTTTTAAGCCCCCTGCCTTTATGATGCTGACT CCAAATGGTCGTTTTGAGACACAAACAAAGATATGCTTAAGCATTTCAAATCATCATCCTGAGCATTGGCAACCATCATGGAGTG TGCGCACAGCACTAGTAGCCCTGATTGCATTTATGCCAACCAACCCAGATGGAGCACTTGGCTCACTAGACTACAAGAAGGAAGTAAGGCGTGATCTTGCCATCAAGTCACGCGAAGCTGCCCCAAAATATGGCAGCCCAGAGCGACAAATATTAATTGACGAG ATTCACCAATGCATGCTTAGTAGAGCGCCCCCCGTGCCTCAACTTGCTCCAGTCCAAACCATCGATGAACGCAAAAAGAATGCAAGCAATGAACAACAAATTAGTCCAAATTCCAACACTGTTGCTGCCACTGAAGACCATCCAAACCCAGAAATGGAGCGGCGGGTTGTGGAAGATGTGCCTGGGGTCCACGTGGATGCAGCTGCAGGTCGTCTGAGAGTCAGCTTCAGTGCTGGAGTGAGCTTGTCGACGACACCACAAGTGGAAGCTAGCGAGCAACCTGAGAATCCTGTGGCTAGAGCTCAGAAGCCAATGGATGACCGCCTGCTCACTTGGGTGGCCCTTGGGTTAACTGTTGCTATCGTAGCCCTTCTTGTGAAGAAATTTCTGAAGTCCAGTGGGTCTGCTGGCTTTGTGGATGGGCTGTAA
- the LOC103720661 gene encoding DELLA protein RGL1-like, giving the protein MVHSEATALFRDLRKNALMTFGQVTTYTTMMAPPRKEPPWYPVSSNEQQCFQDLAAMDDMQLDTISAAMQSLDKPLALETEVEQQLLPEICELLGSKEKASPVTISSLELLNNYRSSHGRLSGEKLNEPTDGVAYPTGGGDELSTEEVIRIAAAHFVQMSTHKESDPRHPADFSSLGLTNEEIKNVDLASLLLVAAEKVSNQQYDRASNLLQECRRLSSDTGHPVQRVVFYFAGALQERINRETGGLSWTVPKDRGMTAQEVIKATRSAHPLHLALHKKVPYAQIKDFTSVQTILDNVATARKIHLIDLSIKHGLRWVILLQALATRSTCPIDRLKISAVGSPEEAITATGNRLVSFAEALGLPFSFKAVIVSDIKDLSEDMFELEEGEAIGVHSAMVMSSMIVRPDRLENVMRVMRKLKPCIMTVADVEAELNSPSFINRFTEALFYCSAFFDYLASFMDRDDKTRVATEGSFLWQGIRSIIAAEGSERVVRHVGISVWRSFFSRYGLVKTEMNEWSHYQASLLGKQFANGHFCTLDKNGKALTLGWKGTPLLFLSAWKFQ; this is encoded by the coding sequence ATGGTGCACAGCGAGGCTACAGCCCTCTTCAGGGATTTGAGGAAGAATGCATTGATGACTTTTGGTCAGGTTACAACTTATACCACCATGATGGCCCCTCCGAGAAAGGAACCCCCTTGGTATCCAGTGAGCAGCAATGAGCAGCAATGCTTCCAAGATCTTGCAGCGATGGATGACATGCAGCTCGATACGATTTCTGCAGCAATGCAGTCCCTGGACAAGCCTTTGGCCCTGGAGACAGAGGTAGAGCAGCAACTGCTGCCTGAAATCTGCGAGCTCCttggatcgaaggagaaggcATCCCCGGTGACCATCTCATCATTAGAGCTTCTGAACAACTACAGATCTAGCCACGGTCGCCTGAGTGGAGAAAAGCTGAATGAACCAACTGACGGGGTCGCGTACCCGACGGGAGGAGGTGATGAGTTGTCGACAGAGGAAGTCATCAGAATTGCTGCTGCCCATTTTGTTCAGATGTCAACCCATAAAGAAAGTGATCCTCGGCATCCTGCTGACTTCTCGTCTTTAGGCCTCACGAATGAGGAAATCAAGAACGTCGACCTCGCAAGCCTTCTTCTGGTCGCAGCGGAGAAGGTAAGCAACCAGCAATATGATCGGGCTAGCAATTTACTTCAGGAGTGTCGCAGGCTGTCATCCGACACTGGCCATCCAGTTCAGAGAGTTGTTTTCTACTTCGCAGGTGCATTACAAGAAAGGATCAATAGAGAAACTGGAGGGCTTTCATGGACGGTTCCAAAGGATAGGGGAATGACAGCACAAGAGGTCATCAAAGCAACGCGATCCGCCCACCCGTTGCATCTGGCACTCCACAAGAAGGTGCCATATGCGCAAATCAAGGATTTCACATCAGTGCAGACCATTTTGGACAATGTGGCAACCGCAAGGAAAATTCATCTGATCGATCTCTCGATCAAGCACGGGCTCCGGTGGGTTATTTTGTTGCAAGCTCTGGCCACAAGATCAACTTGTCCGATCGACCGTCTGAAGATTAGTGCAGTAGGTTCACCAGAAGAGGCCATCACTGCAACTGGTAACAGGCTGGTAAGCTTTGCTGAAGCTTTAGGTTTGCCTTTTAGTTTTAAAGCAGTGATAGTTTCAGATATTAAGGATCTCAGTGAAGATATGTTTGAACTGGAGGAGGGCGAAGCGATCGGTGTCCACTCTGCAATGGTTATGAGCAGCATGATTGTGAGGCCTGACAGGCTTGAGAATGTCATGAGAGTAATGCGTAAACTTAAGCCATGCATAATGACAGTTGCGGATGTTGAAGCTGAGCTGAATTCCCCATCTTTCATCAACCGCTTCACTGAAGCTTTGTTTTATTGCAGTGCCTTCTTTGACTACCTGGCTAGTTTTATGGACAGGGATGACAAAACTAGAGTCGCTACAGAGGGATCCTTCCTTTGGCAGGGAATCCGAAGCATCATTGCGGCCGAGGGCAGTGAGAGGGTGGTCAGGCATGTAGGCATCAGCGTGTGGAGGTCATTCTTTTCTCGTTATGGCCTCGTCAAGACTGAGATGAATGAGTGGTCACATTATCAAGCTAGCCTGCTAGGTAAGCAGTTTGCTAATGGCCACTTCTGCACGCTCGACAAGAATGGGAAGGCCTTGACCCTGGGGTGGAAGGGAACCCCATTGCTTTTTCTCTCTGCTTGGAAGTTCCAGTAG